From Candidatus Rubrimentiphilum sp., one genomic window encodes:
- a CDS encoding CvpA family protein, whose protein sequence is MSWPDILIAAIVLIAALKGYKRGFILELSGAIALAAALIVPWFYRGALDPFLENVVHLGPGSAHVVAMFLVGLATYVAILLVARALNNITKLPFLGLGNAIAGALVGVVKAVVLVWLLLYVALFFPLSPDIRADLHRSVLVGYETQPNDRIDGAIIGTFPWFARPFVHYVFAHHRV, encoded by the coding sequence ATGAGCTGGCCGGATATTCTGATCGCCGCAATCGTGCTGATCGCGGCGCTCAAAGGCTACAAGCGCGGATTCATCTTAGAGTTGAGCGGTGCGATCGCGCTGGCCGCCGCGCTGATCGTTCCGTGGTTCTATCGCGGTGCGCTGGACCCGTTCTTGGAAAACGTCGTGCACTTGGGTCCCGGCTCGGCGCACGTCGTGGCGATGTTTCTGGTCGGCCTGGCGACGTACGTCGCCATTCTCTTGGTCGCGCGCGCGCTCAACAACATCACGAAGCTGCCCTTCCTGGGCCTCGGCAATGCCATCGCCGGCGCGCTGGTCGGCGTCGTGAAAGCGGTGGTGCTGGTGTGGCTGCTGCTCTACGTCGCGCTCTTCTTTCCGCTATCTCCGGACATTCGCGCGGATTTACACCGTTCGGTGCTGGTCGGTTATGAAACGCAGCCGAACGATCGTATCGACGGCGCGATCATCGGGACGTTCCCGTGGTTTGCGCGTCCGTTCGTGCATTACGTTTTTGCGCACCATCGGGTATAG
- a CDS encoding alanine--glyoxylate aminotransferase family protein: MRNLLFIPGPVTVSQRVLDAMKQPLIDHRGPEFSELVQRIYAGLRPLFGTQRGEIILLGSSGTGGLEAAIVNAFSPGETILAAPMGVFGERMIAIARRYGITVETIETAPGYALDPNALAEKLAGDTKRRYAGVLLTHNETSTGVQSEMAELAGIVQQHGALSIVDSVSGLGASDFRMDDWGYDIVVSASQKVLAAPPGAAVLAVSPRAWKAIDASTAPRFYFDLRKAREFASQGQMPWTAPVSTLFALDVALAQYHREGAPAVWRRLSTYARAIRAAFDALGLDIFSQPGAHSDTVVTVKVPSGVDAAGLLRGLRENRGVTLAGGQLDLKGKIIRMGTMGDISQTDVLGAIESLEIALLDYDVPVQMGAAGKAALSVFLDLGESIPDGAQKRNARTDAQTTGTSR, translated from the coding sequence GTGCGCAACCTGCTCTTCATTCCAGGGCCGGTCACCGTATCGCAGCGCGTCCTCGACGCGATGAAGCAGCCGCTGATCGATCATCGCGGCCCGGAGTTCAGCGAACTCGTCCAGCGGATTTACGCGGGCTTGCGTCCGCTCTTCGGAACGCAGCGCGGCGAGATCATTTTGTTGGGCTCGTCGGGAACCGGCGGTCTCGAAGCGGCGATCGTTAACGCGTTTTCTCCAGGCGAAACGATTCTCGCGGCGCCGATGGGAGTATTCGGCGAACGCATGATCGCGATCGCGCGCAGGTACGGCATCACGGTCGAAACGATCGAAACGGCGCCGGGCTATGCGCTCGATCCAAATGCGTTGGCCGAGAAGTTGGCCGGCGATACCAAGCGCCGCTACGCCGGCGTGTTGTTGACGCACAATGAAACGTCGACCGGCGTGCAGAGCGAGATGGCGGAACTGGCCGGCATCGTGCAGCAGCACGGCGCGCTGTCGATCGTAGATTCAGTCAGCGGTTTGGGCGCGTCGGATTTTCGCATGGATGACTGGGGTTACGACATCGTCGTCAGCGCCTCGCAAAAGGTGCTGGCCGCGCCGCCGGGAGCGGCGGTCTTGGCCGTCAGTCCCCGCGCATGGAAAGCCATCGACGCTTCGACGGCACCGCGTTTTTACTTCGACTTGCGCAAAGCTCGCGAGTTCGCAAGCCAAGGTCAGATGCCGTGGACGGCGCCGGTGAGCACGCTGTTCGCACTCGACGTCGCGCTCGCGCAGTACCATCGCGAAGGAGCGCCGGCGGTATGGCGCCGCTTGTCGACGTACGCCCGCGCCATTCGCGCCGCGTTCGATGCGTTGGGTTTGGATATTTTTTCGCAGCCCGGCGCCCACTCGGACACCGTTGTCACCGTCAAGGTTCCATCCGGCGTTGACGCCGCGGGGCTGTTGCGCGGATTGCGGGAGAATCGCGGCGTGACGCTCGCCGGCGGTCAGCTCGATCTCAAAGGCAAGATCATCCGGATGGGAACGATGGGCGACATCTCGCAAACCGACGTGCTGGGCGCGATCGAATCGCTGGAGATCGCGCTGCTGGATTACGACGTGCCCGTGCAGATGGGCGCGGCCGGAAAAGCCGCATTGAGCGTTTTCCTGGACTTAGGAGAGTCTATACCCGATGGTGCGCAAAAACGTAATGCACGAACGGACGCGCAAACCACGGGAACGTCCCGATGA
- the lon gene encoding endopeptidase La produces MTKTIGLLPLQDAVLFPNTVIPLAVVKRPGIQLVEEALREGKPIGLTLLNNRDIENPGPNDVHRIGTIGTVQKMLKVPDGTLRCIVAGQTVFKIEQFTATEPYLVAEYEELPDVTVSSEELVAMQRNLGGLFQKLLGYLPQAPREMEMEVQNISDPNLLTYFVASTMRLDTADRQAVLEERNTEKRMRKLTMLLTKELEVVELGHKIQSDIQREMEKNQREFYLRQQLRAIQEELGEVDPQQAEANELRQKIEEAKMPEDARKAADRELDRLSKVPQASPEYSVIRTYLDWLVQLPWGQETTDHFDIKRARTILDEDHYDLEKIKDRIIEYLAVGKLKKRLTGPILCFVGPPGTGKTSLGQSIARAMGRKFARLSVGGVRDEAEIRGHRRTYIGAMPGTIVRAIRDAGTRNPVMMIDEIDKVGADFRGDPQSALLEVLDPEQNNTFRDHYLDLPFDLSQVLFVCTANSLDTISPPLRDRMEIIQLAGYTELEKLQIAKRYLVPKQRKANGLKDSQAQINDAALRSIIVDYTREAGVRNLEREIGTIFRKIARKIAEAPRFKGRIKADSLAEYLNKPLFYSEVKKRVASVGVATGMFYTPYGGDILFIETTTMPGTGKLVLTGQLGDVMKESAQAAVSFLRSRSAELGLADDYFAKHDLHIHVPTGATPKDGPSAGVALATAIASLLTGLKVDPDVAMTGEITLTGQVLPIGGLKEKVLGAKRAGIRKIIMPKRNEIDLDDIPKEVRDTMSFVSVEELSEVLQNALGKRIITPVELGISPQRASNVVPMRRSALKRVRAPERKRSRTRR; encoded by the coding sequence GTGACCAAAACCATCGGTCTTTTGCCGCTGCAAGACGCCGTACTCTTTCCAAACACGGTCATTCCGCTGGCAGTTGTGAAGCGTCCGGGCATTCAGCTCGTTGAGGAAGCGCTGCGCGAGGGCAAGCCGATCGGCTTGACGCTGCTCAACAATCGCGACATCGAGAATCCCGGACCCAACGACGTGCACCGCATCGGCACGATCGGTACCGTGCAAAAAATGCTGAAGGTTCCGGACGGAACGCTGCGTTGCATCGTCGCCGGCCAAACTGTCTTCAAGATCGAACAGTTCACCGCGACCGAACCGTATCTCGTGGCGGAATACGAAGAGCTGCCCGACGTTACCGTCTCTTCCGAAGAGCTGGTCGCGATGCAGCGCAATCTGGGCGGCCTCTTTCAGAAACTGCTCGGATACTTGCCGCAAGCGCCGCGCGAGATGGAGATGGAAGTTCAAAACATCTCCGATCCCAATTTGCTGACGTACTTTGTCGCGTCCACCATGCGGCTGGACACGGCCGACCGCCAAGCGGTGCTCGAGGAGCGCAACACCGAGAAGCGGATGCGCAAACTGACGATGCTCCTGACCAAGGAGCTCGAGGTTGTCGAACTCGGACACAAGATCCAATCCGACATCCAGCGCGAGATGGAGAAAAACCAGCGCGAGTTTTATCTGCGCCAACAGCTGCGTGCCATTCAGGAAGAGTTGGGCGAAGTCGATCCGCAGCAGGCCGAAGCCAATGAGTTGCGCCAGAAGATCGAAGAAGCCAAGATGCCCGAAGACGCGCGTAAGGCGGCGGATCGCGAGCTCGACCGGCTTTCGAAAGTGCCGCAGGCCTCGCCGGAGTACAGCGTCATTCGGACGTACTTGGATTGGCTCGTCCAGCTCCCGTGGGGTCAAGAGACCACGGACCACTTCGATATCAAGCGTGCGCGAACGATTCTCGACGAGGATCACTACGATCTGGAGAAGATCAAGGACCGCATCATCGAGTATTTGGCGGTCGGCAAACTCAAGAAACGTCTGACCGGGCCAATTCTGTGCTTCGTTGGACCGCCCGGTACGGGCAAGACGTCGCTCGGACAGTCGATCGCGCGGGCGATGGGGCGCAAGTTCGCGCGGCTCTCGGTCGGCGGCGTACGCGATGAAGCCGAGATCCGCGGACACCGGCGCACGTACATCGGCGCGATGCCGGGCACAATCGTGCGCGCGATTCGAGACGCGGGGACGCGCAATCCCGTCATGATGATCGACGAGATCGATAAAGTCGGCGCCGATTTCCGCGGCGATCCGCAGTCTGCGCTGCTGGAAGTCTTGGATCCGGAACAAAACAACACGTTCCGCGATCACTATCTCGATCTGCCTTTCGATCTGTCGCAAGTGCTCTTCGTCTGTACCGCCAACAGTTTGGACACGATCAGCCCGCCGTTGCGCGACCGCATGGAGATCATCCAGCTGGCGGGGTATACCGAGCTGGAGAAGCTGCAGATTGCCAAACGCTATCTCGTCCCAAAACAGCGCAAGGCCAACGGACTAAAAGATTCGCAAGCGCAGATTAACGATGCGGCGCTCCGCTCGATCATCGTGGATTACACCCGCGAGGCGGGCGTGCGAAACTTGGAGCGCGAGATCGGAACGATCTTCCGCAAGATCGCGCGCAAGATTGCCGAGGCGCCGCGTTTCAAGGGCCGGATAAAAGCCGATTCCTTGGCGGAATACTTGAACAAGCCGCTGTTCTACAGCGAGGTCAAGAAACGCGTCGCGTCCGTCGGCGTCGCAACCGGCATGTTCTACACGCCGTACGGCGGCGATATTCTCTTCATTGAAACGACCACGATGCCCGGCACCGGCAAGCTGGTGCTGACGGGGCAGCTCGGCGACGTCATGAAGGAAAGCGCGCAAGCGGCGGTTTCGTTTTTGCGGTCGCGCTCCGCCGAGCTCGGTTTGGCCGACGACTACTTTGCCAAACACGATCTGCACATTCACGTGCCGACCGGCGCGACGCCGAAGGACGGCCCGTCGGCGGGCGTGGCGCTGGCGACCGCCATCGCGTCGCTGCTGACCGGACTCAAAGTGGATCCGGACGTCGCGATGACCGGCGAAATAACACTGACCGGGCAAGTGCTGCCTATCGGCGGTTTGAAAGAGAAAGTGCTTGGCGCCAAGCGGGCCGGCATCCGGAAGATCATCATGCCGAAACGCAACGAGATCGATCTCGACGACATTCCGAAGGAAGTGCGCGACACGATGTCGTTCGTTTCGGTCGAAGAGCTCTCCGAAGTGCTGCAAAACGCGCTCGGCAAACGCATCATCACGCCGGTCGAACTGGGCATTTCGCCGCAGCGCGCGAGCAACGTCGTGCCTATGCGCCGCAGCGCGCTCAAGCGCGTGCGCGCACCCGAACGCAAGCGGTCGCGTACGCGGCGTTAA
- a CDS encoding Hsp20/alpha crystallin family protein — protein MDWMCGWQPNVDVVIDEGSRTLVVRAELAGADSDSLRVFLDDQRLYISGRRAKAARLRGGSFVQKEIADGDFVKSIRLPVAVAQEEITATYEDGLLTIALPISPYEYIPAARTEIRMIVKRVLA, from the coding sequence ATGGATTGGATGTGCGGCTGGCAGCCCAACGTGGACGTGGTGATCGATGAAGGCTCGCGCACGCTTGTCGTGCGCGCCGAGTTGGCCGGAGCCGACAGTGATAGCCTGCGTGTTTTCCTGGACGACCAGCGCCTCTACATCTCCGGCCGGCGCGCCAAAGCCGCGCGTCTGCGCGGCGGATCGTTCGTGCAGAAAGAGATCGCGGACGGCGACTTCGTGAAGAGCATTCGCTTGCCTGTAGCCGTAGCGCAAGAGGAGATCACCGCCACTTACGAAGATGGGCTGCTCACGATCGCGCTGCCGATTTCGCCGTACGAATATATTCCCGCAGCGCGCACGGAGATTCGCATGATTGTCAAACGGGTGCTGGCATAA